A window of Bacillus sp. E(2018) contains these coding sequences:
- a CDS encoding YwhD family protein codes for MKDFFNSNDSDKKKKGMGFTIISGDSTDGHGGYGVGSLTLDHVTPVIVDVEESIAYIDMGAMHARSDVEKRIKFTPNREDTPNPRLYWLVWVTINRKAEGPFYFGLTACEMQVDVEARRGYKSLPEHVNRMDKSMKGKIIIEDMDENARRVLGNFLKEHDEAMWNRSSDEIKSLVE; via the coding sequence ATGAAAGATTTTTTCAATTCCAATGATAGTGATAAAAAGAAAAAAGGGATGGGCTTTACCATCATAAGTGGTGACTCTACAGACGGGCATGGCGGTTACGGTGTTGGGAGTCTGACACTTGATCACGTAACACCTGTAATCGTCGATGTTGAAGAGTCGATTGCTTATATCGACATGGGAGCGATGCACGCGAGAAGCGATGTAGAAAAACGCATAAAATTTACGCCGAATCGTGAAGATACACCAAATCCACGCCTATATTGGCTCGTTTGGGTTACGATTAATCGAAAAGCAGAAGGACCTTTTTACTTCGGATTGACGGCATGTGAGATGCAAGTAGATGTTGAAGCGCGAAGAGGATATAAAAGTCTGCCGGAACACGTGAACCGTATGGATAAATCCATGAAGGGCAAAATCATCATTGAGGATATGGACGAAAACGCTCGTCGCGTGCTCGGAAACTTCCTAAAAGAACACGATGAAGCGATGTGGAACCGTTCAAGTGACGAAATCAAGTCATTAGTGGAATAA
- a CDS encoding NCS2 family permease: MLSSFFKLKELGTTIKTEILAGITTFLTMVYIVIVNPIILHSAGVPFDTVFIATIIATVVGTLWMALMANYPIAIAPGMGLNAYFAFSVVGNNPDIDYRIAFGAVFVAGIIFVILSLTPFREKLIESIPANLKHGITAGIGLFIAFIGLRLTKIIVAHPDNLVTLGDMHSPTVLLALGGLAITLILMGLNVNGALFFGMIITGAIAYYTGHLTFKDGFVSAPNLPSELFIFGDPITAFSDVFQYGLYAVVFSFLLVTIFDTTGTMVGVAEQAGLMKGNKMPRARQALLADSVATTVGAAFGTSPTSAYIESSSGVAAGGRSGLTSVVVAMLFVAAAFFSPLVGAISGLAAITAPTLIIVGSLMLGSLSKIKWNELDEAFPAFLIILTMPLTSSIATGIALGFISYPILKIVKGKYREVPFLVYLFAVLFFYQLAFLPH, encoded by the coding sequence ATGCTTTCTTCATTTTTTAAACTAAAAGAACTTGGTACGACCATCAAAACAGAAATATTAGCAGGAATCACTACATTCCTAACGATGGTGTACATTGTCATAGTCAACCCAATCATCCTGCATTCCGCTGGTGTTCCTTTTGACACCGTATTTATTGCAACAATTATTGCCACGGTAGTCGGTACATTGTGGATGGCTTTAATGGCCAACTATCCGATCGCCATTGCTCCAGGTATGGGGCTGAACGCATACTTTGCGTTTTCTGTTGTAGGAAACAACCCTGATATTGACTATCGTATTGCGTTCGGGGCAGTTTTTGTGGCAGGAATAATCTTTGTCATCTTATCTTTAACACCGTTTCGTGAAAAATTGATCGAATCTATTCCAGCAAACCTGAAACACGGTATTACAGCCGGTATCGGACTATTTATCGCATTCATCGGTTTACGTCTTACAAAAATTATTGTGGCCCATCCCGATAACTTAGTCACTTTAGGTGATATGCACTCACCAACGGTACTTCTTGCTCTTGGTGGACTTGCTATCACGTTGATTCTTATGGGGCTAAACGTGAACGGTGCCTTATTCTTCGGAATGATCATCACAGGTGCCATCGCTTATTATACGGGTCATTTAACATTTAAAGATGGCTTTGTATCTGCACCAAACTTGCCATCTGAACTTTTCATCTTTGGTGATCCAATCACAGCCTTTTCTGACGTGTTTCAATATGGATTATATGCAGTAGTGTTCTCGTTCTTGCTTGTAACGATCTTTGATACTACGGGTACGATGGTTGGTGTAGCCGAACAAGCTGGACTGATGAAAGGCAATAAGATGCCTCGTGCACGTCAAGCACTGTTAGCTGATTCTGTTGCTACAACTGTTGGTGCTGCGTTTGGTACCAGTCCGACGAGTGCTTATATTGAATCGTCTTCGGGAGTAGCTGCAGGCGGTCGTTCTGGTTTAACGTCTGTAGTGGTCGCGATGCTATTTGTAGCCGCTGCGTTCTTTTCACCACTCGTTGGTGCGATCTCAGGATTAGCTGCTATTACAGCACCGACACTGATCATCGTTGGAAGCTTAATGCTTGGTTCTCTTAGCAAAATTAAATGGAACGAACTTGATGAAGCATTCCCAGCGTTCTTGATCATTTTAACGATGCCATTAACATCATCTATTGCAACAGGTATCGCGTTAGGGTTCATCTCGTATCCGATCCTAAAAATAGTAAAAGGTAAATATCGTGAAGTTCCGTTCTTGGTGTACTTATTTGCCGTATTGTTCTTCTATCAACTAGCGTTTTTACCTCATTAA
- a CDS encoding immunoglobulin-like domain-containing protein has product MKNMKLILMACLLVLLAACGSKAMPEEDKKNGAPQVKNEIPAEKEGVQAELALQENSEEAKLTLKNASDKEAGTGTAYALEKWTDGKWEKVNQNQMFTEQMIMVKAGSNYDQAVDLKEQEAGTYRVSKEFFVDEKKEKVAVVFETE; this is encoded by the coding sequence ATGAAAAACATGAAGCTGATTTTAATGGCATGTCTGCTCGTTCTCCTCGCCGCTTGTGGCTCGAAAGCAATGCCAGAAGAGGATAAGAAGAACGGAGCACCTCAAGTTAAGAACGAGATACCGGCTGAAAAAGAGGGTGTACAAGCTGAACTCGCACTCCAAGAAAATAGTGAAGAAGCAAAATTAACGTTGAAAAACGCATCCGATAAAGAAGCTGGTACAGGAACCGCGTATGCATTAGAGAAATGGACAGACGGTAAATGGGAGAAAGTAAATCAGAATCAGATGTTTACCGAGCAGATGATCATGGTGAAAGCTGGATCGAACTATGATCAAGCGGTTGATCTGAAGGAACAAGAGGCAGGAACGTATCGTGTTTCGAAAGAGTTCTTTGTAGATGAAAAGAAGGAAAAAGTAGCCGTAGTGTTTGAGACAGAATAA
- a CDS encoding YwgA family protein, which translates to MFEDHLKVVTLIQEAGEVVGRKKLQKMVYIAKKLNFPFQEKYQFHFYGPYSEELTLKIEELCNMGYIHEVKEKVSGYSQYRYAVNEEGQKLLSTYGAEIQKLGSCVRSMNEQSSRFLELVSTVMYFEKLEKDEIKEKVQTVKAKQKYTEEEMDEAFMYIDSLKGQVQ; encoded by the coding sequence GTGTTTGAGGATCATTTAAAGGTAGTCACCTTGATTCAAGAAGCCGGAGAAGTCGTCGGTCGGAAAAAGCTTCAAAAAATGGTATACATCGCAAAAAAGCTAAACTTTCCTTTCCAAGAAAAGTATCAATTCCATTTTTACGGCCCATATTCAGAAGAATTAACACTTAAAATTGAAGAACTTTGCAACATGGGATACATACATGAAGTGAAAGAAAAGGTGAGCGGCTATTCGCAGTACCGTTATGCGGTGAATGAAGAAGGTCAGAAGCTTCTTTCCACATATGGTGCGGAGATTCAAAAGCTAGGGAGTTGTGTTCGTTCTATGAATGAGCAATCTTCGAGATTTTTAGAGCTTGTTTCAACCGTAATGTACTTCGAGAAACTGGAAAAAGACGAGATCAAGGAAAAAGTACAAACGGTAAAAGCCAAACAAAAGTATACAGAAGAAGAGATGGATGAAGCCTTTATGTATATTGATTCATTAAAAGGACAAGTTCAATAA
- a CDS encoding HD domain-containing protein → MAKLIGKLHEEKVFKDPVHRYIHVRDELIWRLIGTREFQRLRRIRQLGTTYLTFHGAEHSRFSHSLGVYEITRRIIDIFQEKKTWDPEKRLLVLSAALLHDVGHGPFSHSFEKVFGVDHEEFSRDIILGDTEVHRVLLQMGEDFPVQVAEVIAKTHRDKLIVSLISSQIDADRMDYLLRDAYFTGVSYGNFDIERILRVMRPTEEGVVIKSSGMHAVEDYIMSRYQMYWQVYFHPVTRSAEVILSKILHRAKELYETGYSFKRELSHFKTLFEGNVSLHDYISLDEGVIHYYFQGWMEEEDTILSDLCHRFIDRKLFKYTEMVSFTDGHLLSSYFTEAGINPKYYLVVDSSSDLPYDFYRPGEKEERLPINLLKPNGDIRELSRESDVVEAISGKRRTDHKLYYPLDLIEAIEDITLKSKIKEILNR, encoded by the coding sequence ATGGCTAAACTCATAGGAAAGTTGCACGAAGAGAAAGTATTTAAAGACCCAGTGCATCGCTACATTCACGTGCGTGATGAGCTGATCTGGCGTCTGATCGGTACGCGCGAGTTTCAAAGACTGCGAAGAATTCGGCAGCTTGGGACGACATACTTAACATTTCATGGAGCAGAACATAGCCGTTTTAGCCATTCTCTTGGTGTTTATGAGATTACGAGGCGGATCATTGATATTTTTCAAGAAAAGAAAACGTGGGATCCCGAAAAGCGTCTGCTCGTTCTTTCCGCGGCTCTTTTACATGATGTAGGACACGGTCCATTCTCACACTCATTTGAAAAGGTGTTCGGTGTGGATCATGAGGAATTCAGTAGAGACATCATACTCGGCGATACAGAAGTTCATCGCGTGCTTTTGCAGATGGGAGAAGATTTTCCTGTACAAGTAGCAGAAGTAATCGCGAAAACACATAGAGATAAATTAATCGTCAGTCTAATTTCCAGTCAGATTGATGCAGACAGAATGGATTATCTTTTGCGAGACGCTTATTTTACAGGAGTGAGCTACGGCAATTTTGATATCGAGCGAATCCTTCGTGTGATGCGACCGACTGAAGAGGGCGTCGTCATTAAATCAAGCGGCATGCATGCGGTAGAAGACTATATCATGAGTCGTTACCAAATGTACTGGCAAGTGTATTTTCATCCCGTAACGAGAAGTGCGGAAGTCATATTGAGTAAAATTTTGCACCGAGCGAAAGAGCTTTATGAAACAGGGTATTCATTCAAAAGAGAACTGTCTCATTTTAAAACGCTTTTTGAAGGCAATGTTTCGCTTCACGATTATATTTCGCTCGATGAAGGTGTGATCCATTATTATTTCCAAGGTTGGATGGAAGAAGAGGACACAATCTTAAGTGATCTATGTCATCGTTTCATCGATCGGAAATTATTTAAGTACACCGAAATGGTCTCATTTACGGACGGACACTTGCTGTCGAGTTACTTTACAGAAGCAGGCATCAATCCGAAATATTATCTAGTAGTAGATTCATCATCAGATCTGCCATACGACTTTTACCGCCCAGGCGAAAAAGAAGAGCGTCTGCCGATTAACCTATTAAAACCAAACGGCGATATCCGAGAGCTGTCCAGAGAATCAGACGTCGTCGAAGCGATCTCAGGCAAACGCCGAACAGATCACAAACTCTATTATCCCCTTGATCTAATCGAAGCCATTGAGGATATAACACTTAAAAGTAAAATTAAAGAGATTTTGAATAGATAG
- a CDS encoding methyltransferase domain-containing protein has translation MDQDRRIRNGQAWSNSSYTAWVNRFGAPEKAVSRILKDPKRRLQPLDHYIGEVSGKKIVNLLGSHGSKAVALSLLGAETTVIDISDSNAAYASELAAAANVDVRYVVEDILNLPESEMTGNYDMAFMENGILHYFADLNEYFSVVTGLLKKGGTLILQDFHPVSTKLIESQGKSQAVRKHKVSGNYFSDELVTTDVAYSKFLPELQYATSEERAPFQVQIRQWTLGEIITAIGSAGLWIKQLVEEPHPDELDRGIPKSFIIVAEKL, from the coding sequence ATGGATCAAGATCGAAGAATTAGAAACGGACAAGCATGGAGCAATAGCTCTTATACAGCCTGGGTCAACCGCTTTGGCGCACCGGAGAAAGCAGTTTCTCGTATTCTAAAAGATCCGAAACGCAGGCTGCAGCCATTAGATCATTACATTGGTGAAGTTTCAGGTAAGAAGATCGTGAATCTTCTTGGTTCACATGGCAGTAAAGCAGTCGCGCTCTCTCTTCTTGGAGCAGAGACAACAGTGATTGATATCTCTGATTCGAATGCAGCATATGCGAGCGAACTTGCTGCAGCTGCTAACGTTGACGTCCGCTATGTGGTAGAAGATATTTTAAATCTGCCAGAATCCGAAATGACAGGGAATTATGATATGGCATTCATGGAAAACGGCATTCTGCATTACTTTGCTGATCTGAACGAATACTTCAGCGTTGTTACAGGACTTTTGAAAAAGGGAGGAACTTTGATTCTGCAAGACTTCCACCCTGTTTCTACAAAATTAATAGAGTCTCAAGGAAAAAGCCAAGCTGTAAGGAAGCATAAAGTTTCGGGAAATTATTTTAGTGATGAGCTCGTGACAACAGACGTTGCTTATTCTAAATTTTTACCTGAACTTCAGTACGCAACTTCTGAAGAACGTGCACCGTTCCAAGTACAGATCCGCCAATGGACGCTTGGTGAAATCATCACAGCTATTGGATCAGCCGGACTATGGATCAAACAGCTCGTTGAAGAACCACACCCAGACGAACTCGACCGCGGCATTCCAAAGTCATTCATTATCGTGGCGGAGAAATTGTAA
- a CDS encoding lipoate--protein ligase family protein gives MTDYLLSQSVWRLIDQSTLGPSFDARQSFATDDTLCTSIGSGDSPATARTWVHHDTIVLGIQDTRLPHLKEAIEYLESRGYRAIVRNSGGLAVVLDSGVLNISLILPEKEGTIDINQGYDTMTALVDELLAPYNAKFEAYEIVGSYCPGSYDLSIGGKKFAGISQRRMRGGVAVQIYLCVDGSGSERASVIGEFYKRGLAGEDTKFQYPEIEPDVMASLAELLGRPLTVSDIHESLLRVLHKNSELFYSGQLTVEESELLPGNIKRMWDRNEKALSL, from the coding sequence ATGACTGATTATCTTCTCTCTCAATCTGTCTGGCGGTTGATCGACCAGTCTACACTCGGTCCGTCATTTGATGCACGGCAATCGTTTGCGACAGATGATACACTTTGCACGTCGATCGGAAGTGGCGATTCTCCCGCAACAGCACGAACTTGGGTGCATCACGACACGATCGTCCTCGGAATACAAGACACACGTCTTCCTCACCTTAAAGAGGCGATTGAATACTTAGAGTCTCGAGGATACCGGGCGATCGTAAGAAATTCCGGCGGTCTTGCTGTGGTACTCGATAGTGGTGTGTTGAACATTTCCCTTATTCTTCCTGAAAAAGAAGGGACGATCGACATCAATCAAGGGTACGATACGATGACTGCACTTGTGGATGAGCTTCTTGCGCCGTATAACGCGAAGTTTGAAGCATACGAGATTGTCGGTTCTTATTGCCCGGGAAGTTATGACCTAAGTATCGGCGGCAAAAAGTTTGCGGGAATCTCTCAGCGGCGTATGCGCGGCGGTGTTGCGGTACAGATTTACTTATGCGTGGACGGCAGCGGTTCAGAGCGCGCGTCCGTGATCGGAGAGTTTTATAAGCGCGGTTTAGCTGGTGAGGATACAAAGTTCCAATATCCGGAGATTGAGCCTGATGTGATGGCTAGTTTAGCTGAACTGCTGGGACGTCCGCTAACTGTTTCAGATATACATGAATCATTATTAAGAGTGCTTCACAAAAACAGCGAGCTATTTTACAGCGGCCAGCTTACAGTCGAGGAAAGCGAGCTGCTTCCTGGGAATATAAAGCGAATGTGGGATCGAAACGAGAAGGCACTGTCACTGTAG
- the pta gene encoding phosphate acetyltransferase — translation MSDLFIDLKSKVQSANPTIVFPEGTDERILEAASRLASEKVLQPILIGNPADVTAKAQAGGFSLDGVEVLNPAEYGEFDALVDALVERRKGKTTEEQARKILLDENYFGTMLVYTGKAHGLVSGAAHSTADTVRPALQIIKTKEGVKKTSGAFIMVRGDEKYVFADCAINISPNSQDLAESAMVSAETARVFGIDPKVALLSFSTKGSAVSPETEKVVEALEVLKGMNPDFPYDGELQFDAAFVPSVAVKKAPESPIKGEANVFIFPSLETGNIGYKMVQRLGGFEAIGPILQGLNMPVNDLSRGCNAEDVYKLALITAMQAL, via the coding sequence ATGAGTGATCTTTTTATAGATTTAAAGAGTAAAGTCCAGTCCGCTAACCCAACAATCGTTTTTCCAGAAGGTACGGATGAAAGAATTCTAGAAGCGGCAAGCCGTCTAGCATCTGAAAAAGTTCTTCAACCGATTTTAATAGGAAATCCTGCTGACGTTACAGCAAAAGCACAAGCTGGAGGATTTTCACTAGATGGAGTAGAAGTATTAAATCCTGCGGAATATGGTGAGTTCGACGCATTGGTTGATGCATTAGTGGAACGCCGTAAAGGAAAAACAACAGAAGAACAAGCACGTAAGATTCTTTTAGATGAGAATTATTTCGGAACGATGCTTGTGTACACAGGGAAAGCTCATGGACTTGTAAGTGGTGCAGCACATTCAACTGCTGATACGGTTCGTCCGGCTCTACAGATCATCAAAACAAAAGAAGGCGTGAAGAAGACATCTGGCGCGTTCATCATGGTTCGTGGCGATGAAAAGTATGTGTTCGCAGATTGCGCGATCAACATTTCACCTAACAGCCAAGATCTAGCTGAATCTGCGATGGTTTCTGCTGAAACGGCACGCGTTTTCGGTATCGACCCGAAAGTTGCGCTTCTTTCTTTCTCTACAAAAGGATCAGCGGTTTCTCCTGAGACGGAAAAAGTAGTAGAAGCGTTAGAAGTCTTAAAGGGTATGAACCCAGACTTCCCATATGATGGAGAGCTTCAATTCGATGCGGCATTCGTTCCATCTGTAGCAGTGAAAAAAGCTCCAGAATCACCAATTAAAGGGGAAGCGAACGTATTTATCTTCCCTAGCCTTGAAACAGGAAACATCGGTTACAAGATGGTTCAACGTCTTGGTGGATTTGAAGCGATCGGTCCAATTCTACAAGGCTTGAACATGCCTGTAAACGATCTTTCTCGCGGATGTAACGCTGAAGATGTATACAAATTAGCGTTGATTACAGCGATGCAAGCTCTGTAA
- a CDS encoding sporulation protein produces MSFVNRMLASVGIGSAKVDTILDKDTYSPGESITGKIRIEGGKVDQNIDHITLYVMTEYYREVDDKKVRDTAAIEKTNVTSSLVVKAGSQQEIPFSLKLPYDAPLTLGHTPVWIKTGLDIQMAVDPTDNDQIRVLPDAETSAIFDAIEQLGFRLRKAYCGSAPRYMRRRLPFLQEFEYVPTSGAYAGKLDELEVILVPQTDSIELFLEIDKKGKGLFGMLSEAMDMDETKVRLTLSRAELRNPASVKSKIEQLLRQYS; encoded by the coding sequence ATGTCTTTTGTAAACCGTATGTTAGCTTCTGTAGGTATTGGATCAGCAAAGGTAGACACCATTTTAGATAAAGATACGTACTCACCTGGTGAGAGCATTACAGGAAAGATTAGAATCGAGGGTGGTAAAGTCGATCAGAACATCGATCACATCACTCTTTATGTCATGACAGAATACTATCGTGAAGTGGACGATAAAAAAGTGAGAGATACTGCAGCGATTGAAAAGACGAATGTAACGAGCTCACTTGTTGTTAAAGCAGGCAGTCAGCAAGAGATTCCGTTCTCTCTTAAACTTCCATACGATGCTCCATTAACACTTGGGCACACACCGGTATGGATAAAAACAGGTCTTGATATCCAAATGGCAGTAGATCCAACAGATAACGATCAGATTCGTGTGCTGCCTGACGCTGAAACGTCTGCAATCTTTGATGCGATCGAGCAGCTTGGATTCCGCCTTCGTAAAGCTTATTGCGGTTCTGCACCACGTTATATGCGCCGCAGACTTCCGTTTTTACAAGAGTTTGAGTACGTGCCAACGTCAGGAGCTTATGCTGGAAAGCTAGATGAGCTTGAAGTGATCTTAGTTCCACAAACAGACAGCATTGAGCTGTTCTTAGAGATCGATAAAAAAGGTAAAGGATTGTTCGGCATGCTGTCAGAAGCAATGGACATGGATGAGACGAAGGTTCGCCTCACACTGTCACGAGCTGAACTTAGAAATCCTGCTAGTGTTAAGAGCAAGATCGAGCAGTTGCTTCGCCAATACAGCTAA
- the hemQ gene encoding hydrogen peroxide-dependent heme synthase: MSEAAITLEGWYCLHDFRTMDWAAWKTLSGDQREYAINEFLTFLEKWENVEANKVGSHALYSIMGQKADFMMMLLRPTMEELNEIENAFNKTAFAQYTVKEYSYVSVVELSTYNPQNESGEMDPMIKARLFPELPKWKHVCFYPMDKRRDGEDNWYMLPMEERKKMMYSHGMIGRGYAGKVKQIITGSVGLDDWEWGVTLFSNDMLQFKKLVYEMRFDEVSARYGEFGSFYVGNILTKEAVPAYLQV; this comes from the coding sequence ATGAGTGAAGCAGCGATTACACTAGAAGGCTGGTATTGCCTTCATGATTTCCGTACGATGGACTGGGCCGCTTGGAAAACGCTTTCCGGTGACCAGAGAGAATATGCGATCAATGAATTTTTAACGTTCCTTGAGAAGTGGGAGAACGTAGAAGCAAACAAAGTGGGCAGCCATGCACTCTATAGCATCATGGGTCAAAAAGCTGACTTTATGATGATGCTTCTTCGTCCGACGATGGAAGAACTGAACGAGATCGAAAATGCATTTAACAAAACAGCATTCGCGCAATATACAGTAAAAGAATACTCTTATGTTTCTGTTGTCGAGCTAAGTACGTACAATCCGCAAAACGAGAGCGGCGAGATGGATCCAATGATCAAAGCTCGTCTGTTCCCTGAGCTGCCAAAATGGAAGCATGTTTGCTTCTACCCGATGGACAAGCGTCGTGATGGCGAAGATAACTGGTACATGCTTCCAATGGAAGAGCGCAAGAAGATGATGTACTCTCATGGCATGATCGGTCGTGGGTATGCAGGAAAAGTAAAGCAGATCATCACAGGATCTGTTGGATTAGATGATTGGGAATGGGGCGTAACGCTGTTCTCAAACGACATGCTTCAGTTCAAGAAATTAGTATACGAAATGCGCTTTGACGAAGTAAGTGCACGCTACGGCGAATTCGGATCTTTCTATGTTGGAAACATCCTTACAAAAGAAGCAGTGCCCGCTTATTTACAGGTGTAA
- a CDS encoding cell wall hydrolase, which translates to MAVIKATNKDIDLLARLIRAEAEGEGDQGMLLVGNTGVNRIRSNCLDFKNIRTMQQMVFQRPGGFEATIKGYFYQGARENERRLARRVINGQRFHPARNSLWFFDPKGACPKTWYNQPHSGSFKAHCFYQPKQSDCPNVFNTF; encoded by the coding sequence TTGGCAGTCATTAAAGCTACAAATAAGGATATTGACTTGCTGGCACGTCTCATACGTGCGGAAGCTGAGGGTGAAGGTGACCAAGGGATGCTCCTTGTTGGTAATACCGGCGTAAATCGCATTCGCTCCAACTGCCTTGATTTTAAAAATATTCGTACGATGCAGCAGATGGTCTTTCAAAGACCTGGTGGATTTGAAGCCACGATTAAAGGATATTTTTATCAAGGTGCTAGAGAGAATGAAAGAAGGTTAGCGAGAAGGGTTATTAACGGTCAGCGCTTCCACCCTGCCAGAAATTCTTTATGGTTTTTCGATCCAAAAGGGGCTTGTCCGAAGACTTGGTACAATCAGCCTCATTCGGGAAGCTTCAAGGCTCACTGTTTTTATCAGCCGAAACAAAGCGATTGTCCAAATGTGTTTAACACCTTTTAG
- the gerQ gene encoding spore coat protein GerQ, which translates to MNNFNPYGQDYYRAQNGMGMMGGGMGGMAGMGVPQDMAQSQQAPGMGGGPLQDIGAPGQLPLEQSYIENILRMNKGKVATVYMTFENNEKWNAKVFKGIIEAAGRDHIILSDPQTGKRYLLLMVYVNYVTFDEEINYSYPYGTQQQQQQGGQMSQYSPR; encoded by the coding sequence ATGAACAACTTTAATCCGTATGGCCAAGATTATTATCGGGCTCAGAATGGAATGGGTATGATGGGTGGCGGCATGGGAGGAATGGCAGGCATGGGGGTTCCTCAAGACATGGCACAAAGTCAGCAAGCACCAGGAATGGGCGGCGGCCCTCTGCAAGATATCGGTGCACCTGGGCAGCTTCCGCTCGAACAGTCCTATATCGAAAATATTTTAAGGATGAACAAAGGGAAAGTTGCAACCGTCTATATGACTTTTGAGAACAATGAAAAATGGAACGCTAAGGTGTTTAAAGGGATCATTGAAGCTGCTGGTCGTGATCACATCATCTTAAGTGATCCGCAAACAGGTAAACGTTATCTGCTATTGATGGTGTATGTAAACTATGTCACGTTTGATGAAGAGATCAATTATAGCTATCCGTACGGTACGCAACAGCAGCAACAGCAAGGCGGTCAGATGTCCCAATACAGCCCTCGTTGA
- a CDS encoding DUF423 domain-containing protein, which translates to MKLFLILGAIHAMLAVMLGAFGAHALEAKLNARNMLNVYQTGVQYHMYHALALLVIGVLLGKFPASTLLTGAGWSFFIGILLFSGSLYALSTTGMKFFGPITPLGGVAFIVGWVLLIIAVVKA; encoded by the coding sequence ATGAAGCTTTTTCTTATATTAGGTGCGATTCACGCGATGCTTGCAGTCATGCTCGGAGCTTTCGGGGCACATGCGCTTGAGGCTAAGTTAAATGCAAGAAACATGCTAAATGTGTATCAAACGGGCGTTCAATATCACATGTATCACGCACTAGCATTGTTAGTTATTGGTGTTTTGCTTGGTAAGTTTCCAGCATCTACACTATTAACAGGAGCAGGATGGTCGTTCTTTATCGGTATACTGCTTTTCTCAGGAAGTCTATATGCACTCTCAACGACAGGGATGAAATTTTTTGGTCCCATTACACCGCTTGGCGGGGTAGCGTTTATCGTTGGTTGGGTTCTATTAATCATCGCAGTTGTAAAAGCATAA
- a CDS encoding YvrJ family protein: MEMVGASEWLNLVNLLGNVGFPIVIAGYLLFQFERRIQSLEGIIRELHSELVEKEELERKIDQYVRLLDSERQPKKR; the protein is encoded by the coding sequence ATGGAAATGGTCGGAGCAAGTGAATGGTTAAACTTAGTTAATCTCCTCGGTAATGTGGGCTTTCCTATCGTCATTGCAGGCTACTTGCTTTTTCAGTTTGAGAGGCGTATTCAGAGCTTAGAAGGAATTATTCGAGAACTTCACTCTGAATTAGTAGAGAAAGAAGAGCTTGAGCGAAAGATCGATCAATACGTCCGATTGTTGGACAGCGAACGTCAGCCGAAAAAACGTTAG
- a CDS encoding YwdI family protein, with protein MNISVSQFAKKIEKHVGEMKVLDENSPKLREHVSAIQTLCELMLEADEDDSAIDVKGWVPSYPVQKPASLVTAPPPAKKHKKSMMDFDMDYEDEDQDEKDGNGDSIFDF; from the coding sequence ATGAATATATCAGTAAGTCAGTTTGCGAAAAAAATAGAAAAGCATGTTGGGGAAATGAAAGTATTAGATGAGAACTCTCCAAAACTGCGCGAACATGTCTCAGCTATTCAAACATTGTGCGAATTAATGCTAGAAGCGGATGAGGATGATTCAGCTATTGATGTAAAAGGTTGGGTCCCTTCATACCCGGTTCAAAAACCAGCTAGCTTAGTGACCGCTCCTCCTCCAGCAAAAAAACACAAAAAGTCTATGATGGACTTTGATATGGACTATGAGGATGAGGATCAAGACGAAAAAGACGGCAACGGAGATTCTATTTTCGATTTTTAA